In the genome of Massilia sp. W12, the window CGCGGCGGAAACCGCCGCAGTCCCGCCGGGCAGCGAATTGTTTAAAGTGGGCCGTGGCGCGCCGGTGGTGCTGCTGCGCGAAATCATTATCACCGGCGATGTGATTTCCAACGCCAATCCTTCGCAAGACCAGAATGGCCGCGCAGCGGTCAGCGTCAGCCTGAATGGCGATGGCGGACGCAAGATGCGCGATGTCACCCGCGCCAATCTCGGTAAACCGATGGGGATTGTGCTGTTTGAAAAGAACAAGGGTGAAGTGCTGACCGTGGCCACGATTCAAGGCGAATTCGGTTCGCAATTCCAGATCACCGGCATGGATTCGCCGGAAGCGGCGGCGGAACTCTCGCTGCTGTTGCGCGCCGGCTCGCTGGCTGCGCCGATGGACATCATCGAAGAGCGCACCATCGGCCCGCAATTGGGCGCCGACAACATCAAGAAAGGCTTTAACGCCACGCTGTACGGTTTTGCCGCAATTGCCGTGTTCATGATCGCCTACTACATGATGTTTGGCGTGTTCTCGGTGCTGGCGCTGGCCGTGAATGTGCTGTTGCTGGTGGCGATTCTGTCCTGGATGCAGGCCACCCTGACCCTGCCCGGCATCGCCGCAATCGCGCTGGCGCTCGGTATGGCGATTGACTCCAACGTGCTGATCAATGAACGGGTGCGAGAAGAATTGCGCAATGGCAATTCGCCGCAGCGTGCGATTGAAGCCGGCTTTGAACACGCCTGGGCCACGATTGTGGACTCCAACGTCACCACCCTTATCGTCGGTTTGATGTTGCTGGTGTTTGGCTCCGGCCCGGTGCGCGGCTTTGCTGTGGTGCACTGCCTGGGGATTTTGACCTCGATGTTCTCCGCCGTGTTCGTCTCGCGCGGGGTGGTCAATCTGTGGTATGGACGCCGGCGCAAGCTGAATGCGCTGTCCATCGGTCAAGTCTGGAAACCGCAGGCTTGATGCCGGCATCTAAGGATAAGAAATCATGGAATTTTTCCGGATTAAAAAAGACATTCCCTTCATGAAGCACGCGTTGATTTTCAACGTGATTTCTATCGTGACCTTCCTCGCTGCCGTGTTTTTCCTGTGGCAGCGCGGCTTGCATTTGTCGATCGAGTTCACCGGCGGCACCGAGGTGCAATTCACCTACGCCAAGGCGGCGAATATCGACGCGATCCGCAAGACGGTGATCGAACTCGGCTTTGCCGACAACCAGACCACCACCTTTGGCCGCGCTCAGGACGTGATGATCCGCCTGCCGGGCAAAGCCGCATCCGGCAGCAAAGAAGTCTCGCTGGTGGTGCTGGAGGGCTTGTGCAAGGCGGAAGGCGGCAGCCTGAAAGAAGTGGAGAAACTGAGCGAAAAAGGCGAGTTGCTGAAAAAGACGCTCTGTTTGGACGCTGCCGGCAAAGAACCGCTGACCTTGATGAAAAAAGAATTCGTCGGCCCGCAGATCGGCGACGAATTGACCCAAAACGGCTTGAAAGCCCTGGCTGGCGTGGTGATTTGCGTGATGGCCTATCTGGCCATGCGTTTTGAATGGAAGTTCTCGGTGGCGGCGATTTTCGCCAACTTGCATGACGTGGTGATCATTCTCGGCTTCTTTGCTTTCTTCCAGTGGGAATTCTCGCTGACTGTGCTGGCGGCGGTGTTGGCGGTGCTGGGTTACTCGGTGAATGAATCCGTGGTTATTTTTGACCGTATCCGCGAAAACTTCCGCAAGCTGCGCAGCGCCACCGTGACTGAAGTGATTGATAACGCGATTACTTCGACCATTTCGCGCACCGTGATCACGCACGGCAGCACGCAGCTGATGGTGCTCTCCATGCTGTTCCTGGGCGGCCCCACGCTGCATTATTTCGCCCTGGCGCTGACCATCGGCATTTTGTTCGGCATTTACTCCTCCGTCTTCGTGGCGGCGGCAATCGCCATGTGGCTGGGCGTCAAGCGGGAAGATCTGATCCGCCCGGTCAAAGAAAAAGACGAAAACGACGGCGCTGTGGTGTAAGCCTGCAGCGCAGTTTGTCCGCAAATTGAGATGCCGTTCAGTGTGAGCTGAACGGCATTTTTCATTCTGCAGTCCGGAACGGCGATTAACGCTGAAGGCGGCTGCGCATGCCTGCGCCATATCCTGCCAGTCAGGCCAAATCAGTCAAAGCGGCGAATGCCGCGCGCGGCGGCGCTGCGCTGCCGCGCGGGCAGTGCGCAAGGCGTTCTTGTCTATTAATATAAAAATGACATGAAAATATTTATATTGAAAATATATTTACAAATTTACATCGAATTTTATTGATTTTATTTCATTCTTATTGGATACTGCGTGCCGCAAACGACAATATGTTTGCATCCACAAGACGATTGCATTCCTGCATACCCCCATTCCCTTGATTGGCTTTGCGCCCCCAAGAAGCGCGGGCGTGAGGTCGTCGCTTGCTGCCGCGAACCCGCAGCATCCCACTACAAAACAGGAGATCAAAATGAACCCCACCCCCGCCTTTGTGCGCGCCAGCTTGCTGCTGGGCGCTTTGTTGTCCCCTTTCGCGGCGCAGGCGACGCGCTTGCCGATTGGCGAAGTGAAAGCCTTGAGCGTGAATTTCGAACCGCAGGCCGGTATTGCCGCCGAGAAGGAATTTGAAGTGCGCGGCGCGCCCGGCGCCGGCTTTGTCAAACTGCATTTTGACTATTTCAAATTACCTGCCGGCGCTGTGCTGGAAGTGATGGACGCCAGCGGCAAGGAAGTGTACCGCTACAGCAGCGATAAACTGGGGCCGCATACGGTGGACGCCAAGCTGGGCGAAAATGGCAAAACCAGTTTTGCCGCGATGTCGGTGAATGGCGAGGTGGCGCGCGTGCGTCTGCTGCTCAATGGCGCGGCCTGGAACTGGGCTGAACACGGGGTGCGCGTGCGCAAAATCACCGAAGGTTTTTCCCCGGAACGCATGGCCGCCGCAATGCATGGCCAGAGCATGAGCGCGGATGGCCGCTTGCTGTCGATTTGCGGCGCGGATGAACGCAAAGAAGCGGCCTGTTTTGAGAACAGCCATGCGGCGGAATTTGAACGCAGCCGCCCGGTGGCGCGTCTGGTGATGCAAGGCGGCTTGTGCACCGCCTGGCGGGTCGGCAATGGCAATTTCATGATGACCAACAACCATTGCTTCTCGACTCAGAGCGAAGCGCAGGCGTCTGAAGTCTGGTTTAACTATCAGCGCAGTTCCTGCACCGGCACGGCGATGGCCCCGGTGGTCAAAGTGGCGGTGGCGGATCTGCTGAAAACCGACTACACCCTGGATTACACCCTGTTCACCCTGCGCGACCCGGCGGCAGTGGCCTCCTTTGGCAACCTTGGTCTGGAAGTGCGCGATCTGGTTAAAGATGAGCAGATTTTCATTCCTCAGCATGGGGCCGGCAATCCCAAGCAATTGGCGATTACCAGCGATGTGAATAACGGCGCGTTGTGCCGCATCGATAATCCCTTGCAAGGCGGGCGCGGCGCGAATACCGACGCCGGCTACCGTTGCGACACCGTGGGCGGCTCTTCCGGTTCGCCGGTGCTGTCTTCCAGCAGCCGCAAAGTGATTGCGCTGCATCATCTGGGCGGCTGTCCGTCCGGCAATAATTCCGGGGCCTTGATCAGCAAGATTTGGCCGCAAATCGCGTCCTTCTTCAACAATCAAATCCCGGCCGGCAATGGCGGCGGCACGCCGACCCCGAACATCGCCATGTTGCAATTGAACCAGGCCAAGAGCAATCTGAGCGGGGCAAAGGGCGGCGAAGTTTTCTTTGCGCTGGATCTGGCCAGCGCGCCGGCGAATCTGCGCTTCACCACCTCCGGCGGCACTGGCGATTTGGATATGTATGTGCGCTACGGCAGTCTGCCGGGGATGAATCAGGCGGATTGCAAGGCGCAAAGCGTGGGCAATGCGGAAAGCTGCGTGATCGCCACGCCCAAAGCTGGCCGCTATTATGTGATGCTGCGCGGCAATGACGCCTATGCCGGCGCCAGCCTGCTGGCGGCGGCCAGCGCCACCGCGCGCAGCTTTGAAAACAAAACCCGCTTTGACATCCCGGATAAAAACACTGCTGGCATTAACAGTCCGGTCAGTGTGCCGCTGAGCGGCGCGGCCGGCAATCTGACGGTGGATGTGGATATTGTGCACACCTATGTCGGCGATTTGATCGTCGAATTGATTGCGCCGAATGGCAAGGTATTCAGCCTGCAGCGCCACAGCGGCGGTTCAACTGACAATCTGAACAAGACTTTCAGCGTGAATGCCGGGACGGTGAACGCCAGCGGAACCTGGAAATTGCATGTGGTGGATGCGGCGCGGGTTGACGTTGGTTATCTGAAGAGCTGGAAGTTGAATTTCAGCCGTTGATGACGCAAAGGATGGGGGCGCGTTGCGCTTCCATCCTGCAGCAAGGCGCGGCGCCCGCCCGCCTTGCATCTGTTTCATATTGTAATAAAACAACAGGGTGGAATTTTCAGCTTGACATGGAAGTTTTTGCCTTGTTTTGTGAATTGGTATGCACTGGGAAACCGGTTTTTCCTGCTAAGCGGCGTGCCTTTCAAGCCGCTGGTCTGCAATCCTGGTTTTTACAAAGCGATACAATATTGGCGTGGTCATGAAATTAATTTTGCCAGTAGGAAAAAATTATCATTAATTTCATTACGATTGCTTGCTAAGCATCGCGCTCTGCCTGATACTGTGCCCACGGTTGCACGACGCACCGTATCCTCATTAACGATTGCATTTCCCAGGCTCCCCCCGCTTTCCCTCTTCTGCGCTTGCGCGGTATGCGCTCGGGCTTTGCCAATCTTTGCCTGTTCACGGAATTTTCGTGGCACTCTTTATAACACCAGGAGATACAATGAATAAACATGCAATTCTGGGAGCTGGCGCATTGCTGGCTGTGTTGCTCAATCCCTATATTGCCGTGGCGGCCCCCTTGCCGATCGGCGAAGTGAAGGCGCTGAATGTGAATTTTGAACCGCAGGCAGGGATTGCTGCGGAAAAAGAATTTGTGGTGCGCGCCGCCCCCGGCGCCGGTTTTGTCAAATTGCATTTTGACTATTTCAATCTGCCGGCGGGCGCTGTGCTGGAAGTGCGTGACGCCAGCGGCAAGGAAGTGTATCGCTACGCCGCCGGCAAGCTGGGGCCGCATACGGTGGACGCCAAATTGGGCGAAAACGGCAAAACCAGCTTTGCCGCGATGTCGGTGAATGGCGAAGTGGCGCGCGTGCGCCTGCTGCTCAATGGCGCCAAATGGAATTGGAATGAACATGGCGTGCGCGTGCGCAAAATGACCGAAGGCTTTTCCCATGAGCGGATCGCCGCCGCTATGCGCGGCAAGCAATTGCGCCCGGATGGCACGCTGTCGATTTGCGGCGCGGATGAACGCAAAGATGCGGCATGCTGGGAAAACTCCAATCCTGCTGAATTTGAACGCAGCCGCCCGGTGGCGCGTCTGGTGATGTCCGGCGGTCTGTGCACCGCCTGGCGTTTGGGCAATGGCAATTTCATGATGACGAATAACCATTGCATCGCCAGCCAGGGCGACACCCAGGCTTCTGAAGTCTGGTTCAATTATCAATACACCGGCTGCAATGGCACGCAAATGGCGCCTGTCACCAAGGTGGCGGCAGCGGATATGCTGAAGACTGACGAAACGCTGGATTACACCTTGTTTACGCTGCGCGATCCAGCCGCTGTTTCCGCGTTTGGCAGCCTGGGCCTGGAAGTGCGCGATCTGGTGCGCGATGAGCAGATCTTCATTCCGCAACACGGCGGTGGCGATCCTAAGCAAATTTCCATCGTCAGCGATGTCAACACCGGCGGCCTGTGCCGCATCGATGCGCCGCTGCAAAACGGCAATGGAACCAATACCGACGCCGGCTACCGCTGCGACACGATTGGCGGCGCCTCCGGCTCGCCGGTGCTGTCCTCCATCAGCCGCAAGGCAATTGCGCTGCATCACCTGGGCGGCTGCCCTTCGGGCAATAACTCCGGCGCGCTGATCAGCAAGATCTGGCCGCAAATCGCATCCTTCTTCAATAATGAAATCCCGAGTGGCAGCGGTGGTACGCCGACGCCGGTGATTACGCCGCTGACGGTGAATCAGGCCAAAACCAATCTGGCTGGCGCCACCGGTAATGAAGCCTTCTATTCGCTGGATCTGGCGACTGCGCCGAGCACCTTGAAATTCACCACCGCCAGCGGCAGCGGCGATGTGGATTTGTATGTGCGCTATGGCAATCTGCCCAGCACCACGCAAGCTGACTGCAAGGCGCAAACCGTGGGCAATGCGGAAACCTGCACCATTCCGGCGCCGCAAGCTGGCCGTTACTATGTGATGTTGCGTGGCAATGATGCGTATGCTGGCGTGAGCTTGCAAGCAACAGCCACTTCCACCGTGAAGAGCTATGAAAACAATACCCGGGTCGATATTCCGGACAATAACGCTACCGGCGTGAGCAGCGCCATCAGCGTGCCGCTGACCAGCGCGGCAGGCAATCTGAGCGTGGATGTGGACATCGTGCACCCGTATATCGGCGACTTGGTGGTGTCGCTGGTGGCGCCGGATGGTTCGGTGTATGTTTTGCACAACCGCACCGGCGGCTCGGCTGACAATATCGTGAAATCGTTTAATGTCAGCGCCCCGCGTGTGGGACAGAACGGTTCGTGGAAATTGCGCGTGGTGGACGCCGCGCGGGTTGACGTCGGCTATATCAAGAGCTGGCGCATCAACTTCCCTAACTGAGTGAGTTGAAGACAGCCGGCGCCATGCATGGCGCCGGCTGTTTTTTTGCATACGTATAGCTGCAAAGGTGTTTGCAAAGAATTGTCTGAGAGGCGGGGAGTGCGCAGGGGCTGGGCGCAGTAGAGAAGGGAGTCAGGCGACGGCGCTGTTTTTCGCCAGGCGGATCCAAACATCGCCATTTTTGAGGTTGAAAATCACTTCACGATGGCCGTTGCCATATAAGTCTTCGGAAACGATTTGTATGCCGTGACTGCGCAAGAGCATTTTGGCGGTCTCGCCATTTTTCTTGCCGACATTCAAATTATCTTCCATACGGCGTTGCGGGAACATATTGCCGCCGCCAAAAACTTTGGCCTGACAATCCCGCGCATCGATGCGGTTGTCACGCAATTCATTGATCATCAATTGCATGACTTCATCGGCATATTTGCCATCCAGCGCTGTCGGGGAGCGCCGGTCGTTGGCCGGGCGATTACTCTTGCGCCGGTCCATTTCCAGCGCTTGCGCCGGACGGGTTGACAACAGAAAGTGACACATAGCGCCGAAGCGGCGCTGTGGATGCCACAGCGTGATAGAGACGCAAGACCCCAGCAGGGTGCGGACTTGGAATGCATCGTCGCCGACAAAATATTCGCCGGGATCGAGAAAGACTTCAATCGCATCTTCGTCCAAACCCATGCCGGATTTGTCATAGCTGCCGTTATCGTCATACAGAGTGGGCATGATTTCCTCAATCTTGCAGAAAAAACCACCATTCACACATGAAAATGAATGGGCTTGATTCATTCTAACGAAAATGAGGCGCGGCGGGTATGGTTAAGCCTAATTCCCTAGCGTAACAGTCTGCTATTCGCCGGTTTGGCGGCGACTTTGAAAATCCCGACCGCATTTGACAGTTGGCGCGCCTGGGTCGCCAGTTGCGCGGAAATTTCCGCCGCCTGCTCGACTTGCACGGAATTTGCCTGCGCGCCCTGATCCATATCCATCAACGCGATATTCACCTGATCCACCCCGTCGCTTTGCTCTTGGCTGCTGCGGCTGATTTCGGCCATGATGGTGGTCACGTCCTGCACCGCACGCACAATATCGCGCATGGTTTCATTGGCTTCCCGCACCAGACTGTCGCCGTGCTTGACGCGTTCGGCGGATGCGCTGATCAGCTGCTTGATTTCTCGCGCCGCCGCCGCGCTGCGCCAGACTGCGCACTTCGCCGGCCACCACAGCAAAGCCGCGCCCCTGTTCGCCAGCGCGCGCCGCCTCGACAGCAGCGTTCAGGGCCAGAATATTGGTTTGGAATGCGATGCCGTCAATGATGGCGATAATATCGACAATCTTTTTGGCGGACTCACTGATTTCCCCCATCGTCATGCCAACCTGCGTCACCACTTCGCCGCCCTGGCTGGCGATTTGCGCAGCGCTCACCGCCAAATGATTCGCCTGCTCGGCATTGGCGTTGTTGTTTTTCAGCGAGGCGGCGAATTCCTCCATGGTGCTGGCGGTTTCCTCCAGCGCGCTGGCCTGGGCCTCGGTGCGGCGCGCCAGATCGGCGCTTTCATTTGCAATCTGTTGCGCATGCTCATCGATTTCAGCAATCCCGTTGCGCACATCGCCTACCGCCGCCAGCAGATTCACATTCATCTGATTCAGGGCTTGCAATAACTGTCCCAATTCATCTTGGCGCCGGGTTGCGATGCGGTAGCTGAGGTCGCCGCTGGCGATGGTGCGGGCAAAATGCAAAGCTTGTTCGACCGGTTTTAGCAAGGCGTGCCGCAAACCGGCCCAGATCATCAGCACCCCGGCCAGCGCCAGCAGGCAGGCGCCGATCAGCCAGCTTTTGCCGCCATCGAACAGCGCCGCCAGCAGAGGCAGCAGCAGCAGCGCGGATAATGTCCCCATTTGCCAGCGCAGCCGGGCTGCAAGCGAGAGGGCGTCGAGCCGGGCGCGCCAGCCGCGCCAGCCGCTGCGCCATACCGCGCCGTGCCGCACTTGCAGACCGGCTTGCGGCTGTTCCCGTATCATCCGGTAAGCTTGTTCGGCGGCGCTGATTTCTTCTCTGGATGGGGCTACCCGCACCGACAGATAGCCGGTGACCTGTCCTTGTTCGCGGATGGGGGTGACATTCGCCTTGACCCAATAAAAATCGCCATTTTTGCAGCGGTTTTTGACGATGCCGGTCCAGGGAATGCCTTGTTTGATATCGCGCCAGAGATCGGCAAACGCCGCTTCCGGCATATCCGGATGGCGCACCAGATTGTGCGGCGCGCCGATTAACTCTTCTTCTGAAAAACCGCTGATGCGGATGAAGCCCGGGTTGGCGTAGGAAATTTTGCCTTTGAGATCGGTTTGCGAGACGATCACCTCATCCTCGCCCAGACGCTGCTCGATTTGCGTTACGGGTTGATTGATGCGCATGCTATTCCTCAATAGAACATGCCGCAGGTACGGGGCGGCGCCTTGAATATAGCGGTTTTCCAGTAACTTTTACAGCAATTGCCGGTGAAGTTGTTGCATAGCGGCACAGCTTGCCGCCGTTCTTGGCGTCTGTGCAATATTCAGGCTGGCGGATTTGCCAGCCTGTCTCTATTCAGTTGCTGGCGGCATGGCTTCCGGCATGCCAAAAAATTGCCGGTAGCAGCAATACATGCTGGCAAAGGCGAGCGCGAAAAATAAATTACCGCTGGCCAGCAGGATCATACTCACGCCCACATTGCCGAATAAAGCCTGGGCTAACATCAGCGGCGGCTGCATCGCAAAAGTGAACAGAATCAACGATAAAAACATGCCAAGGCCATACAGCAAAAATGCGCCCAGCGCGCGCCAGACCGAGACCATGCTGAAGAACAGGGCTTGCGCTACGCCCATGCGGCGCCAGCCGACCAGACCCGGGGTGAACCACAAGGCCATGAAGAAAGGGCACAGCAAGAGCAGGGAAAGCAGCACGGATTGCAAAAAGTGCGCGCTGTCAAAGCCGGGCGGCAGCTTGTTTTGATTGGCCGGA includes:
- the secD gene encoding protein translocase subunit SecD; the encoded protein is MNRYPIWKYILIVVVVLLGALYTMPNYFGESPALQISSLKATLKVERDMVGVVEKALADAKIAHDGVFFDDASNRGGVRVRFTNTDLQFKAKATLEKALNPDPQDERYGVAFNLLSNTPQVLQNIRALPMYLGLDLRGGVHFLMQVDVKAALEKRVAGMQSAARDTLKKAEVRHAGFNREGDKLSVRFRDEDSRKKGRAALDKEFGDVSFLEARDGDFFVLSMQYKPEALKKVADEAVKQNITTLSKRVNELGVAEPLIQQQGADRIVVQLPGVQDVARAKSIIGRTATLEVRLADPSVPPGAAETAAVPPGSELFKVGRGAPVVLLREIIITGDVISNANPSQDQNGRAAVSVSLNGDGGRKMRDVTRANLGKPMGIVLFEKNKGEVLTVATIQGEFGSQFQITGMDSPEAAAELSLLLRAGSLAAPMDIIEERTIGPQLGADNIKKGFNATLYGFAAIAVFMIAYYMMFGVFSVLALAVNVLLLVAILSWMQATLTLPGIAAIALALGMAIDSNVLINERVREELRNGNSPQRAIEAGFEHAWATIVDSNVTTLIVGLMLLVFGSGPVRGFAVVHCLGILTSMFSAVFVSRGVVNLWYGRRRKLNALSIGQVWKPQA
- the secF gene encoding protein translocase subunit SecF; translated protein: MEFFRIKKDIPFMKHALIFNVISIVTFLAAVFFLWQRGLHLSIEFTGGTEVQFTYAKAANIDAIRKTVIELGFADNQTTTFGRAQDVMIRLPGKAASGSKEVSLVVLEGLCKAEGGSLKEVEKLSEKGELLKKTLCLDAAGKEPLTLMKKEFVGPQIGDELTQNGLKALAGVVICVMAYLAMRFEWKFSVAAIFANLHDVVIILGFFAFFQWEFSLTVLAAVLAVLGYSVNESVVIFDRIRENFRKLRSATVTEVIDNAITSTISRTVITHGSTQLMVLSMLFLGGPTLHYFALALTIGILFGIYSSVFVAAAIAMWLGVKREDLIRPVKEKDENDGAVV
- a CDS encoding proprotein convertase P-domain-containing protein gives rise to the protein MNPTPAFVRASLLLGALLSPFAAQATRLPIGEVKALSVNFEPQAGIAAEKEFEVRGAPGAGFVKLHFDYFKLPAGAVLEVMDASGKEVYRYSSDKLGPHTVDAKLGENGKTSFAAMSVNGEVARVRLLLNGAAWNWAEHGVRVRKITEGFSPERMAAAMHGQSMSADGRLLSICGADERKEAACFENSHAAEFERSRPVARLVMQGGLCTAWRVGNGNFMMTNNHCFSTQSEAQASEVWFNYQRSSCTGTAMAPVVKVAVADLLKTDYTLDYTLFTLRDPAAVASFGNLGLEVRDLVKDEQIFIPQHGAGNPKQLAITSDVNNGALCRIDNPLQGGRGANTDAGYRCDTVGGSSGSPVLSSSSRKVIALHHLGGCPSGNNSGALISKIWPQIASFFNNQIPAGNGGGTPTPNIAMLQLNQAKSNLSGAKGGEVFFALDLASAPANLRFTTSGGTGDLDMYVRYGSLPGMNQADCKAQSVGNAESCVIATPKAGRYYVMLRGNDAYAGASLLAAASATARSFENKTRFDIPDKNTAGINSPVSVPLSGAAGNLTVDVDIVHTYVGDLIVELIAPNGKVFSLQRHSGGSTDNLNKTFSVNAGTVNASGTWKLHVVDAARVDVGYLKSWKLNFSR
- a CDS encoding proprotein convertase P-domain-containing protein yields the protein MNKHAILGAGALLAVLLNPYIAVAAPLPIGEVKALNVNFEPQAGIAAEKEFVVRAAPGAGFVKLHFDYFNLPAGAVLEVRDASGKEVYRYAAGKLGPHTVDAKLGENGKTSFAAMSVNGEVARVRLLLNGAKWNWNEHGVRVRKMTEGFSHERIAAAMRGKQLRPDGTLSICGADERKDAACWENSNPAEFERSRPVARLVMSGGLCTAWRLGNGNFMMTNNHCIASQGDTQASEVWFNYQYTGCNGTQMAPVTKVAAADMLKTDETLDYTLFTLRDPAAVSAFGSLGLEVRDLVRDEQIFIPQHGGGDPKQISIVSDVNTGGLCRIDAPLQNGNGTNTDAGYRCDTIGGASGSPVLSSISRKAIALHHLGGCPSGNNSGALISKIWPQIASFFNNEIPSGSGGTPTPVITPLTVNQAKTNLAGATGNEAFYSLDLATAPSTLKFTTASGSGDVDLYVRYGNLPSTTQADCKAQTVGNAETCTIPAPQAGRYYVMLRGNDAYAGVSLQATATSTVKSYENNTRVDIPDNNATGVSSAISVPLTSAAGNLSVDVDIVHPYIGDLVVSLVAPDGSVYVLHNRTGGSADNIVKSFNVSAPRVGQNGSWKLRVVDAARVDVGYIKSWRINFPN
- a CDS encoding chemotaxis protein CheD, producing MPTLYDDNGSYDKSGMGLDEDAIEVFLDPGEYFVGDDAFQVRTLLGSCVSITLWHPQRRFGAMCHFLLSTRPAQALEMDRRKSNRPANDRRSPTALDGKYADEVMQLMINELRDNRIDARDCQAKVFGGGNMFPQRRMEDNLNVGKKNGETAKMLLRSHGIQIVSEDLYGNGHREVIFNLKNGDVWIRLAKNSAVA
- a CDS encoding methyl-accepting chemotaxis protein — its product is MKQLISASAERVKHGDSLVREANETMRDIVRAVQDVTTIMAEISRSSQEQSDGVDQVNIALMDMDQGAQANSVQVEQAAEISAQLATQARQLSNAVGIFKVAAKPANSRLLR
- a CDS encoding methyl-accepting chemotaxis protein, with the translated sequence MRINQPVTQIEQRLGEDEVIVSQTDLKGKISYANPGFIRISGFSEEELIGAPHNLVRHPDMPEAAFADLWRDIKQGIPWTGIVKNRCKNGDFYWVKANVTPIREQGQVTGYLSVRVAPSREEISAAEQAYRMIREQPQAGLQVRHGAVWRSGWRGWRARLDALSLAARLRWQMGTLSALLLLPLLAALFDGGKSWLIGACLLALAGVLMIWAGLRHALLKPVEQALHFARTIASGDLSYRIATRRQDELGQLLQALNQMNVNLLAAVGDVRNGIAEIDEHAQQIANESADLARRTEAQASALEETASTMEEFAASLKNNNANAEQANHLAVSAAQIASQGGEVVTQVGMTMGEISESAKKIVDIIAIIDGIAFQTNILALNAAVEAARAGEQGRGFAVVAGEVRSLAQRGGGARNQAADQRIRRTRQARRQSGAGSQ
- a CDS encoding BPSS1780 family membrane protein, translated to MAKAGDGVQWILQGLQLLRKRPAELMSLSLLWMALAFICAMLGDFGALLWQLATPALCFIMLQACHNIDSGKKQDWNSLLQTVRAPLLKPMLLLGLFWVAAALLAGAILVLQLGQETIQSLSNPANQNKLPPGFDSAHFLQSVLLSLLLLCPFFMALWFTPGLVGWRRMGVAQALFFSMVSVWRALGAFLLYGLGMFLSLILFTFAMQPPLMLAQALFGNVGVSMILLASGNLFFALAFASMYCCYRQFFGMPEAMPPATE